The Candidatus Brocadiaceae bacterium genome includes a region encoding these proteins:
- a CDS encoding prepilin-type N-terminal cleavage/methylation domain-containing protein gives MKKAFTLIELLVVIAIIAILAAMLMPAL, from the coding sequence ATGAAGAAGGCCTTTACTCTGATCGAACTGTTGGTGGTCATAGCCATCATAGCTATCTTGGCCGCTATGCTGATGCCCGCCCTGG
- a CDS encoding NAD(P)-dependent glycerol-3-phosphate dehydrogenase yields the protein MDVHPTSARTVVVGCGGWGTALAVLLDAAGRRVTLWGVDADYMRRVAAERANPLYLPGIAIAESIGVSADLAECVPDAHVLVLATPTPYLRTVCTRLAPHLRPEHLLVNVAKGIEESTLLPGSGVIRDVCGPACALAGLYGPSHAEEVARGRPTTVVATSDDLPVAETVQDLFMGPAFRVYTNTDMIGAELGAALKNVIAIAAGICDGLAFGDNAKSALLTRGLAEIARLGVAMGARAETFAGLTGLGDLITTCVSPYGRNRAVGMRLAAGERLDAIVAGMDQVAEGVRTTRSVCALADRHGVDMPISRAVHGVLFDGRDAREAAMELMVRAPRSEHEKEPL from the coding sequence ATGGACGTTCATCCGACGAGCGCACGCACGGTCGTCGTCGGCTGCGGCGGGTGGGGCACGGCCCTGGCCGTCCTGCTCGACGCCGCCGGCCGGCGCGTCACGCTCTGGGGCGTTGACGCCGACTACATGCGCCGCGTCGCCGCAGAGCGCGCCAACCCCCTTTACCTGCCGGGGATCGCCATCGCGGAGTCCATCGGCGTCTCGGCCGACCTGGCCGAGTGCGTGCCGGATGCACACGTGCTTGTGCTGGCGACGCCGACGCCGTACCTGCGCACGGTCTGCACGCGGCTGGCGCCGCACCTGCGCCCGGAGCATCTGCTCGTCAACGTGGCCAAGGGCATCGAGGAAAGCACCCTGCTGCCCGGCAGCGGCGTCATCCGCGACGTCTGCGGCCCCGCCTGCGCCCTGGCCGGGCTGTACGGGCCCAGCCACGCCGAGGAGGTGGCCCGGGGGCGCCCGACGACCGTCGTCGCCACCAGTGACGACCTGCCGGTCGCCGAGACCGTGCAGGACCTGTTCATGGGGCCGGCCTTCCGCGTCTACACGAACACGGACATGATCGGCGCGGAACTCGGCGCCGCCTTGAAGAACGTGATCGCCATCGCCGCCGGCATCTGCGACGGCCTGGCCTTCGGCGACAACGCCAAGAGCGCCCTGCTGACGCGCGGCCTGGCGGAGATCGCCCGCCTGGGCGTGGCGATGGGCGCCCGGGCGGAGACGTTCGCAGGACTGACCGGCCTCGGGGATCTGATCACCACCTGCGTGAGCCCTTACGGGCGCAACCGCGCGGTGGGCATGCGCCTGGCCGCCGGAGAGCGGCTGGACGCCATCGTGGCGGGCATGGACCAGGTGGCTGAGGGCGTGCGCACCACGCGGTCCGTCTGCGCCCTGGCCGATCGCCACGGGGTGGACATGCCCATCAGCCGGGCCGTGCACGGCGTGCTGTTCGACGGACGGGACGCGCGCGAGGCGGCCATGGAGCTGATGGTCCGGGCCCCGCGGTCCGAACACGAAAAGGAGCCGCTGTGA